In the Pseudonocardia sediminis genome, TCCGAGGGTGACGAGCGGTGGACCGCGGAAGGAGCGGGATCGACCGGCAGGGCAGCGGGCGCGCTCACGACGCGGATCCCGTCGCCACGGTCCCGGCACGCTCGGCACCGTCGCCGGTCACCCGGTCCTCGGAGGCCCCGTCCCCGGCAGGCTCGCCGGTGATCCGAGCGGTCCCGGAGCCGCTCCCGTCGTCGAGGACGGAGTCGGGATCGCCAGCGGGGTCGCCGTCGGGGTCGCCATCGGGGTCGAGAGCCGCGGCCCGGGCGGCGGCCACGCGGTTCGCGTACCGCCCGCCCACCGCGAGAAGCAGCAGACCGGCGCCGATGAACGCCGCGACCCGACCGAGACCGTCGAGGGCCGGCAGGTCGAACAGGACCAGCTTGCCGAGAGCGGCGGCGATGAGCACGAAGCCGGCCCCGCCCGCCGACGGCCGGGCCACACCCCGGGCGAGCACGACCAGCCCCAGCACCGTGATCCCCACCGTGACCAGGACGTGCCCGGTCAGGAACCCGGCCGCGCCGGGCAGCACGAGCTGCGTCCCGGCGACGACCAGCCACGACGCCCCGTAGAGCCCGACGACCGCCGCGGGCAGCCACGCCGCCACCGGACGGCCGTCCGCGCCGACGAGTCCCGCCCGGCGCACCGCGACGAGCGCCCCGGCCGCGACCAGGACCAGCAGCGCGGCCCCGGCCGGAGCCGCACCGAGCCCGCCGGAGAGCGCGGCGGAGGGAAGGGGGCCGGCCAGTGCGGACGGGTCGGCCAGCGTCGCGAGGCACAGCAGGACCCCGGGCACCGCGAAGGCCGTCCCGGCCGTCAGGACGGTGCGCATCCGCAGCACGCCCGCGACCGTCACCAGCGCCAGGGCCTCGACGAGCAGGGCCAGGGTGAGCGACCCGCCGTCGAGCAGAAGCGCCGTCGCCGTCATCACCAGCACCGCCGCGGCGGCCGCTGCGGCGAGTCGGATCCCCCGGTAGAGCACCCGCGCGGCGGCCAGGGCGAGCCCGGCCGCACCGGCGACCGCGGCTCCGGGCGTCCCGCCGAGGACGGCCGCGGAGACGAGCAGCGGCAGCGGCGCCAGGAGCAGGGTCAGGACGGGCGGCGCGGGCGGAGGACGCAGCGCCGCGAGCGCGGCGACGGCCGTTCCGAGAGCCAATGCCACCGCCGCCACCGCGACGACCGCCACGTCGTCGGCCGGGTTCGACGAGATCAGCGCGACGACGGCCGCGAGCAGGCCGTGCACGGCCGTGGACAGGGCGGCGACCGGGTTCAGCACCGCCCACTCCTCCCGGTCGGTCCGGCGCAGCGCCGTGACGCCGACGGCCGCCTGCAGCACCAGCGCGAGGCCCAGTCCGAGTGCGCCCGGACCGTCCCCGACGACCGGCAACGCGATCTCGGCGGCGACCAGCACCCCGAGCGCGAGCGGCAGGCTCCGCCACCTCCCGGCGAGCGCGATCCCGCCCGCGGCCGCCAGCAGGCAGCCGGCGAGCCCGGCCGTCACCGGCAGCAGTGCGTAGAGCGCGGTCGCCGCGGCCAGGCTGCAGAACAGCGCCAGGACCCCGGTCCCGGCCAGCGCGGCCGACGCCGTTCCCAGAGCCGACCGGCGGGCCACCCGGGTGCCGGCGCCCACCAGCGCCGCCCCGAGCACCACCCCGCAGGCCACCCGGACGAGCGGGGAGAGCCAGCCCGCCGTCGCCGCGAGGGCCAGCAGCATCACCACGCCGCCGACCGTCACGACCGCCCCGGCCCAGACCGGAAGCCGGGACCAGTCCGAGATCAGGGGAGGACGGGTGCCGGACAGCGCGGTCCGGACCGGGCCGGTCATCGGCTCCGAGCGGGCCACCAGCCCGCCCAGGACGCTCGGGTCCGGGACCGTCCGCGGCTGCGGGAGCCCCGAGACGGCGCGCCGGTAGACCCGGCGGTGACCGGGCTCACGCAGACCGGTCACGGTCTCGAGCGCCGCGATCCGGTCGTCGAGATCGGAGATCCGGGCACGGAGCCCGGTGATCACGTCGGGGTCATCGGTGCAGGTCGTCATGGGGGGAGTGTCGCCACGACCGGCCCAGTAGCGGATGCGTAGGACTACGGCACGGAACGGACGAGCGTGATCGAACCGAGATGAATCACCGGAGCGGAGCAACCCCCGTGGGGCCCGGGCGTCTCTACGTATGGGTCCGCACAAGACTTCGACACGAAAACCGCAACCAGACCGTGACTCCGTCGTTGGATCATCAGAGCGGACCTGTATGGAGGAAGTGTGAGCGCTGTAACGCCCGCCCGCCCGGCCGTCACGCCTGACTCGAACGCGCCTGTGCGTCCGAGTCAGCCGACCGGCACCGGTGTGGCACAGACGCCCTTCCCGGGCACGTCCGCACATCGGACGACCCCCTTGACGGAGGCGGAGGCCCCCGAGGGCTTCCGTCGCCCCCGGCCGCGCCCGGCACCCCGGCGCACCCCGAACCCCGCCGTCTCGGTGATCGTGCCGACGCGCAACGAGGCTCGGAACCTGGAGATCGTGCTCCCCGCGATCGCCGCGGTCCGCCCCGCGGTGCACGAGGTGATCGTGGTGGACGGCAACTCCACCGACAACACCGTCGCCGCCGCGCGTCGCACCCTGCCGTGGGCCCGGGTCATCACCCAGACCCGCAAGGGCAAGGGCAACGCCATGGCCTGCGGGTTCACCGCGGCCACCGGTGACGTCATCGTCATGTTCGACGCCGACGGCTCGGCCGACCCGGGCGAGATCCCGGCGTTCGTGTCCGCGCTGGTCGCCGGCGCCGACTTCGCCAAGGGCAGCCGGTTCCGCAAGGGCGGCGGCAGCGACGACATCACGCTGTTGCGCAAGACCGGCAACGCCGGTCTCAACGGGGTCGCGAACCGCCTCTTCGGCACCGCCTACACCGACCTCTGCTACGGGTACAACGCCTTCTGGGCCGACCTCGTCCCGCAGCTGGAGCTCCCGGACCCGGCGATCCCGCAGCCCGAGGACGGCTCGATGATCTGGGGCGACGGGTTCGAGATCGAGACGGTGCTCAACTGCCGTGTCGCCGCCGCCGGCCTGAAGATCACCGAGGTGCCGTCGGTCGAGCGCGAGCGCATGTTCGGCGAGACCAACCTGCGGACCTTCGCGGACGGCACCCGCGTGCTGCGTACGCTGGCCGCAGAGCACCGGCGTGCCGAGCGCCGTCGTAAGGGCTCCGGCTACGCGCGCTAGCGATCGGCCCTGCCGGTCGCGGGCTCCCGGGGCCGGAGACATCCGTGCACCGAGGAGTGAGTAGTCCGTGAACGCTGTGCCCCCCGGCGTCCGAGGCCCGAACGGTTCCGCGGGAGACCGCGGGACCACGCTCACGTCGAGCGTCGTGGTCTGCGTCTACACCGAGAAGCGGTGGGACGACATCGTCGACGCCGTGAGGTCGGTGGCCGCGCAGGACGTGGCGGCCACCGAGACGATCGTCGTCGTCGACCACAACGACGCGCTGCTCGTCCGGGCCGGCCACGAGTTCGCGCCGCACGGGGTCCGGGTGATCCCGAACCGCTTCAAGCAGGGCCTGTCCGGGGCCCGCAACACCGCCGTCGCCGAGGCGACCGGTGAGATCGTCGTCTTTCTCGACGACGACGCGTCGGCCCGCCCCGGCTGGCTGCGCGCCCTGCTCGCGCCCTACGCCGACCCGTCGGTGATCGGGGTCGGCGGTGTGGCGCACCCGCGCTGGCCCACCCGGCGTCCCTCGACGCTGCCGGGTGCCGCGCCGCGTGACCCGAACGCCACCGGCGAGCTGGACTGGGTGGTCGGCTGCACCTACACCGGTCAGCCCACCGAGCGGTCCGAGGTCCGCAACCTGATGGGCTGCAACATGTCCCTGCGCGCCGAGGTGTTCAAGCGCGTCGGCGGCTTCGCCGAGGACATGGGCCGGATCGGGAAGAACCCGCTGGGCTGCGAGGAGACCGAGCTCTGCATCCGCGCCCGGCAGGCCTACACCGCCGACGGCCGCACCCCGAAGATCATCTTCGAGCCGCGCGCCGCGGTCGACCACCGGGTCAGCGAGGACCGCGTCGAGTGGGCCTACCTGCTGCGCCGCGGTTGGGCCGAGGGCCTGTCCAAGGCCGCCGTGTCCAAGGTCGTCGGCACCGGGGACTCGCTGTCCACCGAGAGCAGCTACACGCTCAAGGTCCTCCCCGGCGGCGTCGTGCGCGAGCTGCGGGACAAGAACCCGGCCTCGGCCGCCGCGATCGCGGCCTGCTTCGCCGTCACCGCGGCCGGCTACGTCCGGGGACGCCTGCCCGGCGCCACCGCCCACGTGCGGCTCCCGGCCGCCGGCAGCCCGCGCAGCGGTGCCTGAGACGTCCAGCCCCGCGGTGCCCGAGACGGCCGGTCGTCCCGACGACCGGCGGGACCCGCGCGAGCCGGGCTCCCGGATCCGCAGCTTCGTCCACCAGCGCAACCGCCTGACCGAGGGTCAGCAGAACGCCTGGGACCGCTGGTGGCCCGGCCTCGGCCGGGACGTCGACGACGTCGTCGCGGGTGCCGTCGACAGCGGCACGCCGTGGGACCCGCACGCCTGGTTCGGCCGCGACGCCCCCGTCCTGCTGGAGATCGGCTCCGGGATGGGCGAGACGACCGCGGCGCTGGCCGTCGCCGAGCCGGAGATCGACCACGTCGCCGTCGAGGTGTTCGAACCCGGTCTGGCGCAACTGCTCATGCGCGTCACCGACGCGGAGCTGAGCAACCAGAGACTGCTCCGCGGGGACGCCGTGGACCTTCTCGAGCACGCCGTCGCGCCGGCGTCGCTCGACGGCATCCGGGTGTATTTCCCGGACCCGTGGCCCAAGCGGCGTCACCACAAGCGCCGGCTCGTTCAGCCCGCGTTCGCGGCCCTGGCCGCGTCCCGGATCCGGCCCGGCGGGACCCTGCACCTGGCCACCGACTGGTCCGACTACGCCGAGGGCATGCGTGCCGTCTGCGCAGCTCAGCCCGCTCTCGAGCTCCGCGACGAGAGCGCGCCGGGCAGTGGCTGGTCGCGCCGTCCGGACTGGCGTCCGATGACCAAGTTCGAGGCCCGCGCCGTGGAGGAGGGCCGCCCCGTCCGCGATCTGCTGTACACGATCGTGCAGCTCAGGGCCACCGGTGACTTACGGAGCGTGACCGGGTAAGAAGTACTCTGGCCCGCCTCGGACCCCCGCCGAGTGACCCCGAAGGACACATCTGTGACGACGGTGGAGAACGCACCGCCCAGCACCGTGGACGGCCAGGTGACTCTCACGTCCCGGCCGACGCGGTGCCCGGTCGTGAACCCCGCACGCCCGAGTCCCGGACCACGGCGTCCGGTGATGCCGGCGCGCTCGCAGCCCGCGGCGGCCCCGCCCCAGGAGCAGCAGCCGGCACCGGCCGAGGTCGAGCCGGGTGCGGTGGACCCCGCCCGGGCCGAGGAGTTCCTGCACCAGGTCTACGCCGAGACGACCCCGGCGATCCCGTTCCCGGCGCGGCTCCGCCAGGTGCGCACCGAGATCGAGCGCACCGGGATCTACAGCCACACCACCCACGAGCTGACGTTCGGGGCGCGGGTGGCGTGGCGGAACTCCGCGCGCTGCATCGGGCGGCTGTACTGGAAGTCGCTGCAGGTCCGCGACCTGCGCCACCTGCACGACCCGGCCGACGTCGCGCAGGAGAGCGTCGGGCACCTGCGCGCGGCCACCCGGGACGGGCGGATCCGCTCGACGATCACCGTCTTCGCCCCGGACGGCCCGGGCCGCCCCGGCCCGCGGATCCACAACGACCAGCTGATCCGCTACGCCGGCCACACGAACGACGACGGCACCGTCACCGGTGACCCGGGCCAGGTCGCGTTCACCGACCACGTCGTCTCCCTGGGCTGGCCCCGGCCGGAGCCGCGCGGACGGTTCGACGTGCTCCCGCTGCTGGTCACCGGCGGCGACGGCCGGTCGCGCCTGTTCGACGTCCCGCCGGACGCCGTGCAGGAGGTCCCGCTGAGCCACCCGGACCTCGACTGGTTCGCCGGCATGGGTCTGAAGTGGCACGCGGTGCCCGCGATCAGCAACATGCCGCTGGAGATCGGCGGCGTCGTCTACCCGGCCGCGCCGTTCAACGGCTGGTACCTCGACACCGAGATCGGCGCCCGCAACCTCGCCGACCGCGACCGCTACGACCTGCTCCCGGAGATCGCGGAGCGGATGGGCCTCGACACCCGCTCGGTGCGCACGATGTGGCGCGACCGCGCGGCGATCGAGCTGGTCCGGGCCGTCACGCACTCCTACGACGAGGCCGGCGTGACGATGGCCGACCACCACACCGAGTCCGAGCGCTTCCTGACCCACGTGGCGCGGGAGAACGAGGCCGGTCGCAAGTGCCCGGCGGACTGGAGCTGGATCGTCCCGCCGGTCTCCGGCGGGCTGACCCCGGTCTTCCACCGCTACTACGACGAGCCGGACGACGACCTGCGCCCGGCGTTCCTGCCGCCGCACGGCATCTGAGCGCCGCGGCGCACGCCGTCCCCTCGGGCGGCTCAGACGCGGGGCGGGGCGGCCAGGCCCGGGACCTGACGGGTGCGGCCGCGGAACTCCGCGACGACCGTCCCGTCGGCGGTGCGCACGGTGACGTCGTAGAGCCCGGAGCGCCCGGCCAGCGCGCGCTCGGTCGCGGTCGCGGTGAGCTCGTCACCGAGCGAGCCGGGGCGCAGGAACGCGATGTCCGCGCCGGAGGCGACGGTCGAGGTGCCGTAGCTGTTGCAGGCGTGCGCCATCGCCGTGTCGGCCAGCAGGAACAGCACCCCGCCGTGGCAGACGCCGTGCCCGTTGACCTGGTGCTCGGCGACGGTCAGGGTCGCCGTCGCGTGGCCGGGCCCGATCGCGGCGACGGCGATCCCGGCCGAGCGTGCCGCCGCGTCCGCGGCCACCATCGCGGCCGAGGACTCCTCGGCCACCTGCTGCGCATCCGTCGTGCTCATGGGCGTCAGTCTCGCCGACGCCCACCGCGGGGCGGGCACCGCAGGTACGGCGATAAGGTCGGGGCATGACGAGCGGGGCGCCCATGGTCGGCACGGACACCCGTGCGGGTGGCTCCGCCACCGGCACCCAGCCCGGGCCGCCGCCGCGCGTCCTGCTGGTCTGGGACGCCCCCAACATGGACATGAGCCTCGGCTCGCTCCTCGGCGCCCGCCCGACGTCGGCCTACCGGCCGCGCTTCGACGCCGTCGGCCGCTGGCTGCTCGACCTGGCCGGCCCCGATGCCGAGGCCGAGGCGTGCGTGTTCACCAACGTCGCCCCGGGCAGCGTCGAGACCGTCCGGCCGTGGGTGGAGGCGCTGCGCAACGTCGGCTTCGCCGTGTTCGCCAAGCCGAAGACCCACGACGACTCCGACGTCGACGACGACATGCTCGCCCACATCGGGCTGCGCGCGTCCGAGGGCCGGCTGCGGCACCTGGTCGTCGCCTCCGGTGACGGGCGGGCGTTCCGGGAGCCGCTGGAGAAGCTCAACGACGACGGCACCGACGTCACGGTGATCGGTTTCCGGGAGTACGCCGGGTTCGCGCAGGCCTCCGAGGTCATCTCGTTCCTCGATCTCGAGGACATCGACGGCGTGTTCCGCGAGCCGCTGCCGCGGGTCACCCTGGACGCCCTGCCCGACGAGGGTGCCTGGCTGCCGCCGTTTCGCTCGCTGCGGTCGTTGCTGGACCGCCGGTGAGCACACCGGTGCCCCCGGCCGTGGCACCCACCGTCCAGCGCCTGACCGCCCCGGTCGCGCTGAGCTGCGCGCCGGGTTTCCCGATCGTGCGCGACGCGGTGCTCGACGTCGACACGACCGGCCGGATCGCGTTCTTCGGCCGCGCCGTCGACGCCCCGCCCTCCGACGCGACCGTGCGGCCGCTGCCCGGCCTGCTGATGCCCGGCATGGTCAACACCCACTGCCACACCCCGATGTCGGTGCTGCGCGGGATGGGTGGCGACCTGCCGCTGATGCCGTGGCTGACCGGCGTGATGTGGCCGGCCGAGGCGCTGCTGACCGAACAGGACGCGTACGCCGGGATGCTGGCCGGCTGCCTGGACCTGCTGCGCACCGGCTGCACCACCAGCGTCGAGATGTACTTCTTCACCGACGCGATCGCCGACGCGGTGCGTGCCGCGGGGTCCCGCGCCGTGCTCACCCCGGGGATCATCGCCGCGCCCGGCTGGGACCGTCTGGGCACCTGGGAGCAGATGCGCGACGACGTCTCGGCCCGGATCGACGCCCACGGCCTCGTCCCGGACGCCGACGGGCGGATCGAGTTCGGCTACGGCCCGCACTCGGCGTACACGCTGCCCGCCGAGGCACTGGCCTCGGTCGGTGAGCACGCCCGGGCCCGCGGCGCACTGCTGCACACCCACGTCGCGGAGTCGCTCGGCGAGGACGCGCACCTGCGCGACGCGCACGGCTCCGTCCCGGCGCTGCTGGAGCAGACCGGGACGCTCGGCGGCCGTGTACTGGCCGCGCACTCGGTGCACCTGTCCGACGCCGACGTGGACGTCTTCACCCGGCACGCGGTCGCCGTCGCGCACTGCCCGGGCTCGAACTCCAAGCTCGCCGCCGGCACCGCCCGTCTGCTGGACCTGCGCCGCGCCGGCGTCCGGGTCGGCCTGGGCACCGACGGCCCGGCGTCCTGCGACGACATGGACATGTGGCAGCAGGCCCGCCTGGCCGGGCTGCTGGCCCGCGTCGGCGCCGACGACGCCGCCGCGCTGACCGCCGCCGACGTCCTGCTGCTGGCCACCGCCGACGCCGCGCACGCGATCGGGCGCGACGACCTGGGCGTGCTGGAGGCGGGCCGCTGGGCCGACGTCGTGCACGTCGACACCGACGACATCGCGTTCGTCGCCCCGGACGACGACGCCCAGCTGGTCTCGAACCTGGTCTGGGCGGGCGGGTCGCGGCTGGTCCGCGACGTGTGGGTGTCCGGGGAGCAGGTCGTGGAGGACGGGGAGCCGACCCGCTCGGACCGCCGCGCCGCCGTCTCCGGCGTCCGCGCCGTGTCGACCCGCCTGCGCGCCGCCCTGGCCGCCGCCTGAGTTTCCAGCGAGCGGCACGCTCGTCGCACAGGTTCCGACGGGAGTGCCGGTCGTCGGAACCGGTCCGGGGTCAGGGGCCGAGGATGCGCTCCAGGTTGGGGTCGGTGAACCGGCGGTCCGGGTCGTACTCGTCGCGCACCCGCTGGAACTCCGCCCATCCCGGGTAGGCGACGGCGAGCTCGTCGGGGCCCCACTCGTGCCGCGACGTCCAGGACGGGCGCCCGGACGCGTCCTCCAGAACCGCGCCGGCCAGGCGCCGCAACGGCTCCTGGGAGGCGCGGGTGCGGATCCGCAGCCAGGCGGTGTCCCGTCCCTGTGCCGGGTGCAGCAGGCCCGTCTCCGCGGCTCCGAGCCGTACCCGGACCGGTCGCTGCAGTTCCATCCCGCGCGCGGTCGCCGCCGCGCCGAGCTCGCGCAGCGCACTGCCCAGCGCCTCGGCCGGGATCGCCCACTCCGCGGTGTCGGGGTCCCACGGCTGCGGGTCCGGCAGCACCTCGTAGGGACGGCCCTCGGTGCCCGGCGTCCACCGCGCCGGCGGCGGCCAGGAGGCCCACGGCGGGTTCGACGCCAGCCGCGACACCGCGCGTCCCCACGCCTCGGCGCGCACCGCGGCCCGGGTCGTCACCGTCCCCGGTGCGGCCGGGACGGGGACGCGGTCCGGATCCACCGGGTCGGCCCAGCGGGCGATCACCTGACCCGACGGCACGGCGACGTCGAGCTCGGTCCAGCCGTGGGCGCGCAGCACGTCCTCGGCGAGCACCGCGTCGAGGCGCCCGGCCTGCTCGTGCACCTGCATGCGCTCGAGCTCCACCGTCCGCAGCTCCACCGCCGTGAGCACGCCGAGGGCACCCAGCCCGCAGCGCACCGCGTCCAGCTCGGGGCCGGAGACCCGGCGGACCACGCCCCGGCCGTCGACCAGCCGGGCGGCGACGACCTGCGCCGAGAGCGACCCCTCGCCCGGCGCCCCGCCGTAGACGCCCATCCCGACCGCGCCCCCGACCGTCAGGCCCGGGGCGTCCGGGACGACGGCGAGGCTGCGGCCGGACGCGGCGAGCTCGGCGAACAGCGCGGCGAGCCGTTCCCCGGCGCGCACCAGCACCCGGTCGGCCGAGACGGCGACGACGCCGGTCAGCGCGGAGCAGTCCAGGAGCAGGTCACTGGTGCGGACGAGCGCTCCCGGGACACGTGCCGAGGCCCCGGTCGGGCGGACCGTCGCCCCCCGCTCGCCGGCCCGCCGCACGGCGGTGACCACACCGGCCTCGTCCAGCGGACGATCGGTCCGGCGGGGACCGTCCGTCGCGTTCGTACTCACCCGACGGAGCTTAGGACTCCGCGACGCCGTCCGTGGCCCGCGCCGCGGCCGGTCGGCGCAGACGTTCGGGTCACTGGGCCGATCGTGCCGGTGATCGTGACCGGGCGTCGGTGAAACGGTCCGCGGGAACCCTTGTGGCCGTCCCGGTGCCCCACTACGGTCACTGTCCGTGGTGATCTTGTCGCCACCGCGTGGCCGGGGTCGACGACGACCCGCCGGCCGCACCGGGACCTCTGCGACCGAACCGCGCTCCCCACGGTTCGAGGCGGACTCCCGGGCGTCCGGCGCGCCCTGTGGGCGTGCCGGGCACGAACGCGCGAAGGCCGGTACCCGTGACGGCTCCTCTTCCGTCCCGGGCACCGGCCCTCGCCTTGCGTGCTGACGGCCCTGCTCCCCAGCCGGCCGTCCGCATCCCACGGGCCGAAGCACCCGTGGAACGTTCTCGTGGTGGGTCGGTACCGACCTGCGGCGGTACGTCCCCGTGCGGTCCGGCGGCCCCCGCCGTCGTCCCGCGTCCTGCTCCGGCCGATCAGGCCGGGGTCGAGAGGCGGTGCCGTCCGGCGCCGCCGAGCAGCTCCGCGATGGCCCGCCGGTCGGCCGCTCGCTCCGCGTCACGTCGACGGCGAGTGGTGGCCTGAGCCGGGACCGGTGCGTGGAGCGGGTCCGAGTGGAAGGCGGCGAGATCGTCCGCGGTGCGGCTCACGGTCGGTCGGTGCACCGACCGCACCGCGCGCCCGGCCCGTCCGGCCCCGGCCCTCTGACGACTGCGCCAGCCGCCCACGGTCAGCGAGTGGAAAATGGGGGTCTCCTCCGCGATCTCCTGGTGCATCTCGTGCTTGCCGGGGAAGGGCCAGGAGTCGGGCCCGGAGGCCGCGAGGGCCGCGCGCCGCCGGCTGACCGCTGCGTACAGATCCTTGTCCTCGTGCTCGTACACCCGCCGTACCTCCTGCATCCCGTTCTCCCGCTTCGAACGTGTGCCTCGTGCGGATCGCCTGTACGTCGTATCTGGCGTACCGCCGTTCGGCCCACTGACTCCAACAACGGGTGACACTCGGCGGTGGAAACGGCTTCGGTTCGACCGTTACAGCGATCCGGCCATGTCCCCTCGTACGGGTGGCGTGACGGTCCGGGACACCCCCTCGGGGCTCGCTGACAGTACTCAGCGTGACCCTGAATGGAGCAGTGAGTAACCAACGCCCGGCCGGCCCGGACCGCCGGAGGTCGCGCGACGGCTCGTCCGGCACCGTTTCGGCACCCTCGACGACGATCTCTCCTGCGGATCTCACACTCCGGCTCCATCGGCGACCCGATCAGGTCACCGGAGCGGCACCCGGGCGTCCATCACACGGGTGTGGTTCGACGAAGCGTGACCGACGGCCGTCCGCACTGCTCCGTGCCGGGCACGGGCTCCGCCGTCCGCACCGCCTCCGCGGGACACGGTCCGGTGAGCCGGGAACGGACTACCGTGCGCCCATGCCCGACGACACCGGCCCGCCTCCCGGCCCCGCACCGTCCGGCCCCGCACCGTCCGGCCCCGCACCGTCCGGCCCCACCCCGTCGCTCGGAGTTCCCGCCCCTCGCCGTCCGGCCGTCCCGACGCCGTTGCGGGTCGCCTCGGAGGTCTGCGCGCGGCTGCTGGTGCTCGCGTTCGGTCTCGCCGTGCTCGTGTTCCTGGTGATCCAGCTACGGGTGGTCGTCATCCCGGTCGCGATCGCCGTCCTGCTCGCGGCGCTGCTCGCCCCGCTCGTGCACTGGCTGACCGCGCACCGCGTCCCGCGCGGCCCGGCCACGGTGATCGTCCTGGTGGGCGGGCTGGCCCTGCTCGGCGCGCTGATGACGTTCGTGGTGAACACCCTGGTCAGTGGCTTCTCCGGGTTGGCCGGCCAGTTGGGCACCGCCGTGGAGTCGATGCAGCGCCTGCTCACCGCATCGCCGTTCAACCTGCAACTGGAGAGCCTGCAGGACCTCCCCGCCCAGCTCGGCCGGACCCTGCAGGCCAACCAGCAGGCCTTCACCTCCGGAGCGCTGAGCACGGCGGCGACGGTGACCGAGGTGCTCGCCGGGTTCGCGCTCGCGCTGTTCAGCCTGATCTTCCTGCTCTACGACGGACGGCGGATCTGGGGCTTCGTGCAGAAGCTCGCACCGGCCGCGCGGCGGGCCCGGGTCGACGTGGCCGGCCGGCGGGCGTTCGCCTCGCTCGTCGGCTACACCCGCGCGACGGTGCTGGTGGCGATCGTCGACGCGACCGGCATCGGGATCGGACTGTGGATCGTCGGGGTGCCGCTGGCGTTCCCGCTGGCCGCACTGGTGTTCCTGGGCGCGTTCGTGCCGACCGTCGGTGCCGTCGTCACCGGTTTCATCGCGGTGCTGATCGCGCTGGTCGCGAACGGCATCGTCCCGGCGCTGATCGTCCTGGCCATCGTGATCGGCGTGCAGCAGCTCGAGGGCCACGTGCTGCAGCCGCTGCTGCTGGGCCGCGCGGTGGCGCTGCACCCCCTGGCCGTGACTCTCGCCGTCGCCGCGGGGGTGGTCGTCGCCGGGATCGCCGGGGCGCTGCTGGCGGTGCCGCTGCTGGCCGTGCTGACGTCGGCGGTGCGGTCGCTGGCCGCGGCACACGAGCCGGACGCGTCCGAGGTGGACGCTCTCGACCCGGCCCAGGGTCATCCGCCGGAGGTCCCGGTACCGGCGGTGGCCCCGGGGTCGTCCACGGAGCCACTCACAGGGTCGGCGGCGGCACCGGCGGCACCGGGCGCCGGGTCCGGCGACAGGGGACAATCGGACGCGTGCGATACCTGATCACGGGCGCGACCGGATACATCGGCGGACGACTGGCCCCGCGCCTGCTCGGACGGGAGCCGGGGCAGACCACCCCGGCCGACACCGACGCCACGGTCCGCTGCCTGGTGCGCAACCCGGACAAGCTGCGCGACGTCCCGTGGGCCGAGCACGCCGAGATCGTGCAGGGCGACCT is a window encoding:
- the paaI gene encoding hydroxyphenylacetyl-CoA thioesterase PaaI, which codes for MSTTDAQQVAEESSAAMVAADAAARSAGIAVAAIGPGHATATLTVAEHQVNGHGVCHGGVLFLLADTAMAHACNSYGTSTVASGADIAFLRPGSLGDELTATATERALAGRSGLYDVTVRTADGTVVAEFRGRTRQVPGLAAPPRV
- a CDS encoding glycosyltransferase family 2 protein, whose amino-acid sequence is MTEAEAPEGFRRPRPRPAPRRTPNPAVSVIVPTRNEARNLEIVLPAIAAVRPAVHEVIVVDGNSTDNTVAAARRTLPWARVITQTRKGKGNAMACGFTAATGDVIVMFDADGSADPGEIPAFVSALVAGADFAKGSRFRKGGGSDDITLLRKTGNAGLNGVANRLFGTAYTDLCYGYNAFWADLVPQLELPDPAIPQPEDGSMIWGDGFEIETVLNCRVAAAGLKITEVPSVERERMFGETNLRTFADGTRVLRTLAAEHRRAERRRKGSGYAR
- a CDS encoding DUF2339 domain-containing protein, yielding MTTCTDDPDVITGLRARISDLDDRIAALETVTGLREPGHRRVYRRAVSGLPQPRTVPDPSVLGGLVARSEPMTGPVRTALSGTRPPLISDWSRLPVWAGAVVTVGGVVMLLALAATAGWLSPLVRVACGVVLGAALVGAGTRVARRSALGTASAALAGTGVLALFCSLAAATALYALLPVTAGLAGCLLAAAGGIALAGRWRSLPLALGVLVAAEIALPVVGDGPGALGLGLALVLQAAVGVTALRRTDREEWAVLNPVAALSTAVHGLLAAVVALISSNPADDVAVVAVAAVALALGTAVAALAALRPPPAPPVLTLLLAPLPLLVSAAVLGGTPGAAVAGAAGLALAAARVLYRGIRLAAAAAAAVLVMTATALLLDGGSLTLALLVEALALVTVAGVLRMRTVLTAGTAFAVPGVLLCLATLADPSALAGPLPSAALSGGLGAAPAGAALLVLVAAGALVAVRRAGLVGADGRPVAAWLPAAVVGLYGASWLVVAGTQLVLPGAAGFLTGHVLVTVGITVLGLVVLARGVARPSAGGAGFVLIAAALGKLVLFDLPALDGLGRVAAFIGAGLLLLAVGGRYANRVAAARAAALDPDGDPDGDPAGDPDSVLDDGSGSGTARITGEPAGDGASEDRVTGDGAERAGTVATGSAS
- the trmB gene encoding tRNA (guanosine(46)-N7)-methyltransferase TrmB, translated to MRSFVHQRNRLTEGQQNAWDRWWPGLGRDVDDVVAGAVDSGTPWDPHAWFGRDAPVLLEIGSGMGETTAALAVAEPEIDHVAVEVFEPGLAQLLMRVTDAELSNQRLLRGDAVDLLEHAVAPASLDGIRVYFPDPWPKRRHHKRRLVQPAFAALAASRIRPGGTLHLATDWSDYAEGMRAVCAAQPALELRDESAPGSGWSRRPDWRPMTKFEARAVEEGRPVRDLLYTIVQLRATGDLRSVTG
- a CDS encoding NYN domain-containing protein, with product MTSGAPMVGTDTRAGGSATGTQPGPPPRVLLVWDAPNMDMSLGSLLGARPTSAYRPRFDAVGRWLLDLAGPDAEAEACVFTNVAPGSVETVRPWVEALRNVGFAVFAKPKTHDDSDVDDDMLAHIGLRASEGRLRHLVVASGDGRAFREPLEKLNDDGTDVTVIGFREYAGFAQASEVISFLDLEDIDGVFREPLPRVTLDALPDEGAWLPPFRSLRSLLDRR
- a CDS encoding nitric oxide synthase oxygenase; its protein translation is MPARSQPAAAPPQEQQPAPAEVEPGAVDPARAEEFLHQVYAETTPAIPFPARLRQVRTEIERTGIYSHTTHELTFGARVAWRNSARCIGRLYWKSLQVRDLRHLHDPADVAQESVGHLRAATRDGRIRSTITVFAPDGPGRPGPRIHNDQLIRYAGHTNDDGTVTGDPGQVAFTDHVVSLGWPRPEPRGRFDVLPLLVTGGDGRSRLFDVPPDAVQEVPLSHPDLDWFAGMGLKWHAVPAISNMPLEIGGVVYPAAPFNGWYLDTEIGARNLADRDRYDLLPEIAERMGLDTRSVRTMWRDRAAIELVRAVTHSYDEAGVTMADHHTESERFLTHVARENEAGRKCPADWSWIVPPVSGGLTPVFHRYYDEPDDDLRPAFLPPHGI
- a CDS encoding glycosyltransferase family 2 protein; this encodes MNAVPPGVRGPNGSAGDRGTTLTSSVVVCVYTEKRWDDIVDAVRSVAAQDVAATETIVVVDHNDALLVRAGHEFAPHGVRVIPNRFKQGLSGARNTAVAEATGEIVVFLDDDASARPGWLRALLAPYADPSVIGVGGVAHPRWPTRRPSTLPGAAPRDPNATGELDWVVGCTYTGQPTERSEVRNLMGCNMSLRAEVFKRVGGFAEDMGRIGKNPLGCEETELCIRARQAYTADGRTPKIIFEPRAAVDHRVSEDRVEWAYLLRRGWAEGLSKAAVSKVVGTGDSLSTESSYTLKVLPGGVVRELRDKNPASAAAIAACFAVTAAGYVRGRLPGATAHVRLPAAGSPRSGA